The following nucleotide sequence is from Clostridia bacterium.
GGGTAAATGCTTCTCAGCTCGAAGCCGAGAGTTTGGTTCATGATTTTGCTGTCGGTCGGGATGTGGAGTTGCATGAAGTCGTTTTAGCCATGGAAAAAGCTGATTTGGCTTTGCAATTAACAATTCAAATTAAAAACAAAGTAATTGAAGCATATCAAGAGCTTATGAGAATGCAGGTGTAAACCTTGAGGTGAGAAGATGAATTTAAGGGCTCAATTACCAGAGCAACTAAATAAAATTTGGC
It contains:
- the fliE gene encoding flagellar hook-basal body complex protein FliE — its product is MRMEIKGMGLLPLTKSTKVNPVKENVEDFGTFLKDALGRVNASQLEAESLVHDFAVGRDVELHEVVLAMEKADLALQLTIQIKNKVIEAYQELMRMQV